The following are from one region of the Coffea eugenioides isolate CCC68of chromosome 2, Ceug_1.0, whole genome shotgun sequence genome:
- the LOC113762463 gene encoding probable 1-acyl-sn-glycerol-3-phosphate acyltransferase 5, with protein sequence MEVCTSVNSRNGPRHRPLTPWKAFRGVLCLVVLVLTAFMLLVFCGFWTAVVLRFFSLHYSRTATSFFLGSWIALWPFLFEKINKTKVVFSGDCVAARERALLIANHRTEVDWMYLWDLALRKGCHGYIKYVLKSSLMKLPVFGWIFHVVEFIPVERRWEADEAVMYKMLSTFKDPQDPLWLAVFPEGTDFTEEKCQRSQKYAAEKGFPILKNVLLPKSKGFFASLESLRGSMGAVYDITIGYKQRCPTFLDNAFGVDPAEVHIHVRRVDVNDIPISEEQVTSWLMETFSLKDQLLSDFHSKGHFPREGIEGDLSMVKCLVNCTFVIVLTGVCTFLTFFSSIWFKMYVSLACAYLASATYFNIRPRPIVAL encoded by the exons ATGGAAGTGTGTACATCGGTTAATTCAAGAAATGGACCAAGGCACCGTCCTTTAACTCCATGGAAAGCGTTTAGAGGTGTTTTGTGTTTGGTTGTgttagttttgacagcatttatgCTGTTGGTGTTTTGTGGTTTTTGGACAGCTGTTGTCTTAAGATTTTTCAGCTTACATTACAGCAGGACAGCAACATCATTCTTTCTGGGAAGCTGGATTGCTTTGTGGCCTTTTCTgtttgaaaaaataaacaagACTAAAGTGGTGTTCTCAGGGGACTGTGTTGCAGCAAGGGAACGTGCCTTGCTTATTGCGAACCATCGGACCGAGGTTGATTGGATGTACTTGTGGGACCTTGCACTGCGAAAGGGATGTCATGGTTACATTAAATACGTTCTTAAGAGCAGTTTGATGAAATTGCCTGTATTTGGTTGGATATTTCATGTCGTGGAGTTCATTCCAGTGGAGAGAAGATGGGAGGCTGATGAAGCAGTTATGTATAAGATGCTTTCAACTTTCAAAGATCCTCAAGATCCACTCTGGCTTGCTGTTTTTCCTGAAGGCACAGATTTCAC AGAAGAGAAGTGCCAACGCAGTCAAAAGTATGCTGCCGAAAAAGGATTTCCGATCCTAAAGAATGTGCTGCTTCCAAAATCCAAGGGCTTTTTTGCCTCGTTAGAGTCTTTGAGGGGCTCGATGGGTGCAG TTTATGACATAACAATTGGTTATAAACAACGTTGTCCAACTTTCTTGGACAATGCTTTTGGTGTCGACCCTGCTGAGGTTCACATTCATGTACGCCGTGTTGATGTTAATGACATCCCGATATCTGAAGAGCAGGTAACTTCGTGGTTGATGGAAACATTCAGCCTCAAGGATCAGCTGCTCTCGGATTTTCATTCAAAAGGTCATTTTCCACGTGAAGGGATAGAAGGCGACCTTTCTATGGTGAAGTGTCTGGTGAACTGTACATTCGTAATTGTCTTGACAGGTGTCTGTACATTCTTAACCTTCTTCTCTTCTATCTGGTTCAAAATGTACGTTTCCTTAGCCTGTGCATATCTGGCATCAGCAACTTACTTTAATATCAGGCCTAGGCCTATTGTGGCTTTGTAA
- the LOC113761695 gene encoding phospholipase A-2-activating protein isoform X1, translated as MDIDFTEYKLSSQLRGHEDDARGICICDNVGIATSSRDRTVRFWTLDQSNNRDYTLSKILLGHTSFVGPLAWIPPSDEFPEGGLVSGGMDTLVFVWNLATGEKEHVLKGHQLQVTGVFLDGSDIVSTSVDCTLRRWKKGQLVEVWEAHKAAVQAVIKLPSGELVTGSSDMTLKLWKGRSCVHTYVGHTDTVRGLAFMPALGIISASHDGSMRLWALSGQLLMEMVGHTSIVYSVDAHVSGLIVSGSEDCFAKIWKDGACVQSIEHPGCVWDAKFLENGDIVTACSDGVVRIWTVHQDKIADLLELESYSSQVSQFKCSRKRVGGLKLEDLPGLDALQTPGTSDGQTKVVREGDNGVAYTWNMREYKWDKIGEVIDGPDDSLTRPVLDGIQYDYVFDVDIGDGEPIRKLPYNRSDNPYAAADKWLLKENLPLSYRQQIVEFILQNTGQKDFSLDPSFRDPFTGSGAYIPGQPSKSEASVEKPTFKHIPKKGMLVFDVAPFDGILKKIAEFNSTLLSDVKNKHLSVPDAEMSRIGNIVKILKDTSRYHSSKFSDGDVDLVLKLLNSWPVEMIFPVVDLLRMVILHPDGATVLLKNTSDGNDVFVELAKKVTSSPLPPNLLTSIRAVANLFKNSMYHDWLQKKRAEILDAFSSSYSSSNKNIQVAYSTLMLNYAILLIEKKDEEGQAQVLSAALEIAEDESLDTDSRFRALVAIGSLMLEGLVRKIAVDFDVESIAKAAKASKATKIAEVGADIELIIKQS; from the exons ATGGATATCGACTTCACAGAGTACAAACTAAGTTCCCAGCTCCGCGGCCACGAAGACGAT GCTCGTGGGATATGCATATGTGACAATGTCGGCATTGCGACGTCGTCGAGAGATAGAACGGTCAGGTTTTGGACTTTGGATCAGTCCAACAATAGGGATTATACTCTATCAAAGATTCTATTGGGACATACGAGTTTTGTGGGGCCATTGGCTTGGATTCCACCGAGCGATGAGTTCCCGGAGGGGGGACTCGTTTCTGGTGGGATGGATACGCTTGTTTTTGTCTGGAATTTGGCAACTGGAGAGAAGGAACATGTACTGAAGGGGCATCAATTGCAAGTCACTGGTGTCTTCTTGGATGGCTCTGATATTGTCTCCACGTCCGTTGATTG CACACTAAGAAGATGGAAGAAAGGCCAACTAGTTGAGGTTTGGGAAGCACATAAAGCAGCAGTCCAAGCGGTTATTAAGTTGCCCTCCGGCGAGCTTGTTACAG GTTCAAGTGACATGACCTTAAAGCTGTGGAAAGGGAGGAGCTGTGTACACACTTATGTGGGACATACAG ATACTGTTCGAGGCTTGGCCTTTATGCCAGCTTTAGGAATTATCTCTGCATCACATGATGG TTCGATGAGGCTGTGGGCGCTTAGTGGTCAGCTTCTAATGGAGATGGTTGGTCACACTTCTATTGTCTATTCTGTAGATGCCCATGTTTCTGGGCTTATTGTCAGTGGCAGCGAGGATTGTTTTGCTAAAATATGGAAAG ATGGAGCTTGTGTTCAGAGCATAGAGCACCCTGGTTGTGTTTGGGATGCCAAATTCCTGGAAAATGGAGACATTGTGACAGCATGTTCTGATGGTGTTGTCCGCATTTGGACAGTACATCAGGATAAAATTGCCGACTTGCTGGAACTTGAATCATATTCTTCTCAAGTTTCTCAATTCAAGTGTAGTAG GAAGAGAGTTGGTGGATTGAAGTTGGAAGATTTACCAGGGCTGGATGCTCTACAGACTCCAG GAACCAGTGATGGGCAGACAAAAGTAGTACGAGAAGGGGACAATGGTGTGGCATATACATGGAATATGAGAGAATACAAGTGGGATAAA ATTGGTGAAGTCATTGATGGACCTGATGATAGTTTGACTCGTCCTGTTCTTGACGGGATTCAGTATGATTATG TGTTTGATGTTGATATTGGAGATGGAGAGCCTATTCGTAAATTGCCATATAATCGCTCAG ATAATCCTTATGCTGCTGCTGATAAGTGGCTGCTTAAGGAGAATCTTCCCCTATCCTATCGCCAACAGATTGTGGAGTTTATACTGCAAAATACGGGACAAAAAGACTTTTCTCTTGATCCATCTTTCCGTGATCCCTTTACTGGGT CCGGTGCTTATATCCCTGGACAACCTTCAAAATCAGAAG CCTCTGTGGAAAAGCCTACCTTTAAGCATATTCCCAAG AAAGGAATGCTTGTCTTTGACGTAGCGCCGTTCGATggtattttgaagaaaattgCAGAGTTCAACAGTACTCTACTTTCTGACGTG AAGAACAAGCATTTGTCAGTTCCAGATGCTGAAatgtcaagaattggaaacatTGTTAAGATTTTGAAGGACACATCACGCTACCACAGTAGTAAATTTTCAGATGGTGATGTGGATTTGGTGCTGAAGTTGCTGAATAGTTGGCCTGTTGAAATGATATTCCCAG TTGTTGATCTTTTGCGGATGGTAATACTACACCCTGATGGAGCAACAGTACTTCTCAAGAATACAAGTGATGGAAATG ATGTGTTTGTGGAGTTAGCTAAGAAGGTCACAAGTTCTCCTCTTCCACCAAACCTTCTGACCAGCATCCGAGCTGTAGCAAATCTCTTCAAGAATTCAATGTACCATGACTGGCTACAGAAAAAGCGTGCTGAG ATACTGGATGCCTTCTCAAGTAGTTACTCATCTTCAAATAAAAACATACAAGTGGCTTACTCAACTTTGATGCTCAA TTATGCCATTCTACTGATTGAAAAGAAGGATGAAGAAGGGCAAGCTCAAGTTCTTTCGGCAGCACTTGAG ATTGCAGAAGATGAAAGTCTTGATACCGATTCCAGATTTCGGGCTTTGGTTGCCATTGGATCTTTG ATGCTTGAAGGCCTTGTTAGAAAAATAGCTGTCGACTTCGATGTGGAAAGCATTGCAAAAGCAGCAAAAGCATCTAAGGCCACGAAGATTGCTGAAGTTGGAGCTGACATTGAACTGATAATAAAGCAAAGCTGA
- the LOC113762135 gene encoding E3 ubiquitin ligase rnf-5-like, giving the protein MVVDMDCGTSESVDTSHSTDENDEAGDVGDFECNICFDLAQNPVVTLCGHLYCWPCLYQWLQVHSYSHECPVCKAIIAEEKLVPIYGRGKGRSDSKPFQISGVNIPNRPIGQRPPTAPPVNMNYFRQDQLDPMSTARFGNLTLSALFGIIPAVFSFQMHAMHDATVYGATTGVPYVFSSSFHGGYSHGFHHHSTQVEGKLVFWKIIALLAGFLILLRLIF; this is encoded by the coding sequence ATGGTAGTGGATATGGATTGTGGGACTAGTGAATCAGTGGATACTTCTCACTCAACTGATGAGAATGATGAGGCTGGTGATGTTGGTGATTTTGAATGCAATATCTGCTTTGATTTAGCTCAAAATCCCGTTGTGACACTTTGCGGCCATCTTTACTGCTGGCCTTGCCTGTACCAATGGCTGCAAGTTCATTCGTATTCTCACGAATGTCCGGTTTGTAAAGCCATAATAGCTGAGGAGAAACTGGTTCCTATATATGGAAGGGGCAAAGGAAGATCAGATTCAAAACCCTTCCAAATATCGGGAGTTAATATTCCAAATCGGCCTATTGGGCAAAGACCACCAACAGCTCCGCCTGTAAATATGAACTACTTCAGACAAGATCAGTTGGATCCCATGTCAACTGCAAGGTTTGGAAACCTAACGCTGTCTGCTCTTTTTGGCATTATTCCAGCTGTTTTTAGTTTTCAGATGCATGCAATGCATGATGCCACTGTCTATGGGGCAACGACAGGAGTGCCCTATGTGTTTTCTAGTTCATTCCACGGAGGATACTCTCATGGTTTTCATCACCATTCAACTCAAGTGGAGGGGAAACTGGTGTTTTGGAAGATAATTGCCCTGCTTGCTGGCTTCTTAATACTTTTGCGTCTAATTTTTTAG
- the LOC113761695 gene encoding phospholipase A-2-activating protein isoform X2, with the protein MDIDFTEYKLSSQLRGHEDDARGICICDNVGIATSSRDRTVRFWTLDQSNNRDYTLSKILLGHTSFVGPLAWIPPSDEFPEGGLVSGGMDTLVFVWNLATGEKEHVLKGHQLQVTGVFLDGSDIVSTSVDCTLRRWKKGQLVEVWEAHKAAVQAVIKLPSGELVTGSSDMTLKLWKGRSCVHTYVGHTDTVRGLAFMPALGIISASHDGSMRLWALSGQLLMEMVGHTSIVYSVDAHVSGLIVSGSEDCFAKIWKDGACVQSIEHPGCVWDAKFLENGDIVTACSDGVVRIWTVHQDKIADLLELESYSSQVSQFKCSRKRVGGLKLEDLPGLDALQTPGTSDGQTKVVREGDNGVAYTWNMREYKWDKIGEVIDGPDDSLTRPVLDGIQYDYVFDVDIGDGEPIRKLPYNRSDNPYAAADKWLLKENLPLSYRQQIVEFILQNTGQKDFSLDPSFRDPFTGSGAYIPGQPSKSEASVEKPTFKHIPKKGMLVFDVAPFDGILKKIAEFNSTLLSDVNKHLSVPDAEMSRIGNIVKILKDTSRYHSSKFSDGDVDLVLKLLNSWPVEMIFPVVDLLRMVILHPDGATVLLKNTSDGNDVFVELAKKVTSSPLPPNLLTSIRAVANLFKNSMYHDWLQKKRAEILDAFSSSYSSSNKNIQVAYSTLMLNYAILLIEKKDEEGQAQVLSAALEIAEDESLDTDSRFRALVAIGSLMLEGLVRKIAVDFDVESIAKAAKASKATKIAEVGADIELIIKQS; encoded by the exons ATGGATATCGACTTCACAGAGTACAAACTAAGTTCCCAGCTCCGCGGCCACGAAGACGAT GCTCGTGGGATATGCATATGTGACAATGTCGGCATTGCGACGTCGTCGAGAGATAGAACGGTCAGGTTTTGGACTTTGGATCAGTCCAACAATAGGGATTATACTCTATCAAAGATTCTATTGGGACATACGAGTTTTGTGGGGCCATTGGCTTGGATTCCACCGAGCGATGAGTTCCCGGAGGGGGGACTCGTTTCTGGTGGGATGGATACGCTTGTTTTTGTCTGGAATTTGGCAACTGGAGAGAAGGAACATGTACTGAAGGGGCATCAATTGCAAGTCACTGGTGTCTTCTTGGATGGCTCTGATATTGTCTCCACGTCCGTTGATTG CACACTAAGAAGATGGAAGAAAGGCCAACTAGTTGAGGTTTGGGAAGCACATAAAGCAGCAGTCCAAGCGGTTATTAAGTTGCCCTCCGGCGAGCTTGTTACAG GTTCAAGTGACATGACCTTAAAGCTGTGGAAAGGGAGGAGCTGTGTACACACTTATGTGGGACATACAG ATACTGTTCGAGGCTTGGCCTTTATGCCAGCTTTAGGAATTATCTCTGCATCACATGATGG TTCGATGAGGCTGTGGGCGCTTAGTGGTCAGCTTCTAATGGAGATGGTTGGTCACACTTCTATTGTCTATTCTGTAGATGCCCATGTTTCTGGGCTTATTGTCAGTGGCAGCGAGGATTGTTTTGCTAAAATATGGAAAG ATGGAGCTTGTGTTCAGAGCATAGAGCACCCTGGTTGTGTTTGGGATGCCAAATTCCTGGAAAATGGAGACATTGTGACAGCATGTTCTGATGGTGTTGTCCGCATTTGGACAGTACATCAGGATAAAATTGCCGACTTGCTGGAACTTGAATCATATTCTTCTCAAGTTTCTCAATTCAAGTGTAGTAG GAAGAGAGTTGGTGGATTGAAGTTGGAAGATTTACCAGGGCTGGATGCTCTACAGACTCCAG GAACCAGTGATGGGCAGACAAAAGTAGTACGAGAAGGGGACAATGGTGTGGCATATACATGGAATATGAGAGAATACAAGTGGGATAAA ATTGGTGAAGTCATTGATGGACCTGATGATAGTTTGACTCGTCCTGTTCTTGACGGGATTCAGTATGATTATG TGTTTGATGTTGATATTGGAGATGGAGAGCCTATTCGTAAATTGCCATATAATCGCTCAG ATAATCCTTATGCTGCTGCTGATAAGTGGCTGCTTAAGGAGAATCTTCCCCTATCCTATCGCCAACAGATTGTGGAGTTTATACTGCAAAATACGGGACAAAAAGACTTTTCTCTTGATCCATCTTTCCGTGATCCCTTTACTGGGT CCGGTGCTTATATCCCTGGACAACCTTCAAAATCAGAAG CCTCTGTGGAAAAGCCTACCTTTAAGCATATTCCCAAG AAAGGAATGCTTGTCTTTGACGTAGCGCCGTTCGATggtattttgaagaaaattgCAGAGTTCAACAGTACTCTACTTTCTGACGTG AACAAGCATTTGTCAGTTCCAGATGCTGAAatgtcaagaattggaaacatTGTTAAGATTTTGAAGGACACATCACGCTACCACAGTAGTAAATTTTCAGATGGTGATGTGGATTTGGTGCTGAAGTTGCTGAATAGTTGGCCTGTTGAAATGATATTCCCAG TTGTTGATCTTTTGCGGATGGTAATACTACACCCTGATGGAGCAACAGTACTTCTCAAGAATACAAGTGATGGAAATG ATGTGTTTGTGGAGTTAGCTAAGAAGGTCACAAGTTCTCCTCTTCCACCAAACCTTCTGACCAGCATCCGAGCTGTAGCAAATCTCTTCAAGAATTCAATGTACCATGACTGGCTACAGAAAAAGCGTGCTGAG ATACTGGATGCCTTCTCAAGTAGTTACTCATCTTCAAATAAAAACATACAAGTGGCTTACTCAACTTTGATGCTCAA TTATGCCATTCTACTGATTGAAAAGAAGGATGAAGAAGGGCAAGCTCAAGTTCTTTCGGCAGCACTTGAG ATTGCAGAAGATGAAAGTCTTGATACCGATTCCAGATTTCGGGCTTTGGTTGCCATTGGATCTTTG ATGCTTGAAGGCCTTGTTAGAAAAATAGCTGTCGACTTCGATGTGGAAAGCATTGCAAAAGCAGCAAAAGCATCTAAGGCCACGAAGATTGCTGAAGTTGGAGCTGACATTGAACTGATAATAAAGCAAAGCTGA
- the LOC113760445 gene encoding UPF0496 protein At4g34320-like — protein MGSHMSKKPGESSSAISNIQFTTELNSYEAACKMDEDLQSFDTSLHARTNHVISTLAAGVEVRAVSFDSLKEVTGCLLDMNQEVVKVILECKQDIWKNQELFELVEEYFENSLKTLDFCAALEKCLKRARDSQLLIMVALQQFEEEDGVEGNRYNRTLDELKNFKAAGDPFTEEFFEIFQSVYRQQILMLEKLQMRKSKLDKKLKYIHAWRKLSSIIFVATFAAVLICSVVAAAMAAPPVAAALAAATSIPLGSMGKWIDSLLQSYENAVKGQKEIISSIHVGTYVTIKDLDNIRVLIDRLEIDIESLLANVDFAISEDAVKLGIEEIRKKLDVFMKNVEDLGVQADVCSRDIRRARTVVLQRIIKNPNH, from the coding sequence ATGGGAAGTCATATGAGTAAGAAGCCTGGTGAAAGTTCATCTGCAATTAGCAACATTCAATTCACGACTGAGCTTAATTCATATGAAGCCGCTTGTAAGATGGATGAGGATTTGCAGTCCTTTGACACAAGTCTCCATGCTAGAACAAACCATGTTATCAGTACTCTTGCTGCTGGCGTAGAAGTTAGGGCCGTCTCATTTGATTCTTTAAAGGAAGTCACCGGATGCCTTCTGGACATGAACCAGGAGGTTGTTAAGGTTATCTTGGAGTGCAAGCAGGATATCTGGAAGAATCAAGAATTGTTTGAGCTTGTGGAGGAGTACTTCGAGAACAGTCTCAAAACTCTGGACTTCTGTGCTGCTTTAGAAAAGTGCCTAAAAAGAGCCAGGGACAGCCAATTGCTTATTATGGTTGCTCTACAGCAATTTGAAGAGGAGGATGGAGTTGAAGGGAATAGGTACAATAGGACTTTGGATGAGTTGAAGAACTTCAAGGCTGCCGGTGATCCTTTCACTGAggaatttttcgaaattttCCAGTCTGTGTATAGGCAGCAAATTCTGATGCTTGAGAAGCTGCAAATGCGAAAGAGTAAGCTTGATAAAAAGCTCAAGTACATCCATGCTTGGAGAAAATTGTCGAGCATTATCTTTGTTGCCACATTTGCTGCTGTTCTTATATGTTCAGTCGTGGCTGCTGCTATGGCTGCTCCTCCTGTTGCGGCCGCTCTTGCCGCTGCTACTTCCATCCCACTGGGATCAATGGGGAAGTGGATTGATTCTCTTCTGCAGAGCTATGAAAATGCTGTCAAAGGACAGAAGGAGATCATCAGCTCAATCCATGTGGGCACTTATGTCACCATCAAGGATCTGGACAACATCCGAGTGCTGATTGACAGGTTGGAAATCGATATCGAGTCACTCCTGGCAAATGTTGATTTTGCTATTAGTGAAGATGCTGTGAAGCTTGGCATAGAAGAGATCAGGAAGAAGCTGGATGTATTTATGAAGAATGTCGAGGATTTAGGGGTGCAAGCTGATGTTTGCAGCCGGGATATTCGCAGGGCCAGGACTGTTGTTCTCCAGAGGATCATCAAGAATCCCAACCATTGA
- the LOC113763174 gene encoding cytochrome c biogenesis protein CCS1, chloroplastic isoform X2, protein MASLHLTSSRPQSQSIPLSKLQNGTTSCYTKTRCCYYGYYPFFPKPPFSLRNSQIRYSFCCRNNGLALGFTVSYKLETSKDNVLTQSKKKKKKEEGDKKSKIVVPESNEVPSLSEEGPAGISNGGTRQPATRKTQLGGVGGSWKSSIWRRVLAILSNLPLALAEMAAVAALMALGTVIDQGETPDFYFRKYPEDNPVLGFFTWRWVLTLGFDHMFTSPIFFGTLVLLGASLMACTYTTQIPLVRVARRWSFLYSAEVIRKQEYTDTLPQASIKDLGVILMGAGYEVFLKGPSLYAFKGLAGRFAPIGVHLALLLIMAGGTLSSAGSFRGSVTVPQGLNFVVGDVLGPSGFLSMPSEAFNTEVHVNRFYMDYYDSGEVRQFHTDLSLLDLNGKEVMRKTISVNDPLRYGGITIYQTDWSLSAVQILKDNEGPFNLAMAPLQINGDKKLYGTFLPIGDVNSPDVKGISMLARDLQSIVLYDQQGKFVGVRRPNSKLPIDIDGIKIVIVDAIGSTGLDIKFFISLTDLGLARRYRGDYWRQDKSCKR, encoded by the exons ATGGCTTCTCTCCACTTGACTTCGTCCAGGCCCCAATCCCAATCTATTCCATTATCTAAACTTCAGAATGGCACTACTAGTTGTTATACCAAAACAAGATGCTGCTACTACGGCTACTATCCCTTTTTTCCTAAGCCTCCATTCTCGCTCCGGAATTCACAAATTAGGTACAGTTTCTGCTGCAGGAATAACGGTCTAGCTTTGGGCTTTACCGTATCATATAAGCTCGAAACCTCGAAAGATAATGTTTTGACGCAgagcaagaagaagaagaagaaggaggaggGGGATAAGAAGAGCAAGATTGTAGTCCCGGAGTCCAATGAGGTGCCTTCGCTTTCAGAGGAGGGACCCGCTGGAATAAGTAATGGCGGCACCCGACAACCGGCGACTCGGAAGACCCAGTTGGGAGGGGTTGGAGGGTCATGGAAGAGTAGTATTTGGAGGAGGGTGTTGGCTATTCTCTCTAATTTGCCTTTGGCTCTAGCAGAAATGGCCGCTGTTGCTGCCCTGATGGCTTTGG GGACTGTGATTGATCAAGGCGAGACCCCGGACTTTTATTTTCGCAAGTATCCTGAAGATAATCCTGTCCTGGGATTCTTCACGTGGAGATGGGTTCTCACCCTTGGTTTCGATCACATGTTTACGTCCCCCATTTTCTTTGGAACTTTGGTTCTCTTGGGAGCATCACTCATGGCTTGTACGTACACTACCCAGATCCCCCTTGTCAGAGTAGCAAGAAG ATGGTCTTTCTTATACTCGGCTGAGGTGATTCGGAAGCAGGAATACACTGACACTCTACCTCAAGCGTCGATTAAGGATTTGGGTGTCATTCTGATGGGAGCTGGATATGAG GTATTCTTGAAAGGACCATCTTTGTATGCCTTTAAGGGTTTGGCTGGTCGGTTTGCTCCAATTGGAGTACATTTAGCACTGCTGCTGATAATGGCCGGAGGAACTCTCAGTTCTGCTGGTAGCTTTAGAGGATCGGTAACAGTTCCACAAGGCCTAAATTTTGTTGTAGGAGATGTACTGGGACCCAGTGGATTTTTATCTATGCCATCAGAGGCGTTCAACACAGAAGTTCATGTCAATAGGTTTTACATGGACTATTATGACAGTGGAGAG GTAAGACAGTTCCACACTGACCTTTCACTACTTGACCTCAATGGCAAGGAGGTGATGAGGAAAACTATAAGTGTGAATGATCCATTGAGGTATGGAGGAATCACTATATACCAGACAGACTGGAGTCTTTCAGCAGTTCAAATATTGAAGGATAATGAAGGGCCATTCAATTTGGCAATGGCACCTCTTCAAATCAATGGTGACAAGAAACTCTATGGAACATTCCTGCCTATTGGAGATGTTAATTCTCCTGATGTGAAGGGAAT ATCAATGCTAGCTCGTGATCTCCAGTCAATTGTCCTCTATGATCAACAAGGAAAGTTTGTTGGAGTAAGACGGCCAAACTCAAAGCTCCCAATTGACATAGATGGCATTAAAATTGTCATTGTTGATGCAATTGGTAGTACTGGGCTGGACATAAAG